A region of Brevundimonas sp. NIBR10 DNA encodes the following proteins:
- the glp gene encoding gephyrin-like molybdotransferase Glp, translating into MKLPTVEAALEAVLAQVGSLGAEDVALAQADGRWLAAPIAAGRDQPPFDASAMDGWAVRDADVQDGASLRIVGESVAGRGMAHGVEAGETARIFTGAPVPPGADRVVIQEEVERRGDLAAFKPTGNVGRNIRRRGCDFREGEVLLKAGTRVNPWRLALAASAGVATLRCGRRPTVAILATGDELVEPGQAAGPDQIYNSGAPSLAAFVARHGGGAQVLASSGDDKDAIAAAVSGATFDVLVTIGGASVGDHDLVKPALRDLGAVLHVEGVAMRPGKPVWFATLPDGRAVLGLPGNPASALVCAELFLAPVLARLQGGALGERFETAILAGTLPANGPRDHYIRAVAAPGPDGVRRVTPFADQDSSLVSVMAAANALIRRLPFAEAVADGETVSVMGPSI; encoded by the coding sequence GTGAAACTGCCGACGGTCGAGGCGGCGCTGGAGGCCGTTCTGGCCCAAGTCGGGTCGCTCGGTGCCGAGGACGTCGCCCTGGCCCAGGCCGACGGGCGCTGGCTGGCCGCGCCCATCGCGGCTGGGCGGGACCAGCCGCCGTTCGACGCCTCGGCCATGGACGGCTGGGCGGTGCGGGATGCCGACGTTCAGGACGGCGCTTCGCTGCGGATCGTCGGCGAGAGCGTCGCGGGACGGGGCATGGCGCATGGGGTCGAGGCCGGAGAGACGGCGCGCATCTTCACCGGCGCGCCCGTGCCGCCGGGTGCCGACCGGGTGGTGATCCAGGAAGAGGTCGAGCGGCGCGGCGACCTCGCGGCGTTCAAGCCGACAGGGAACGTGGGGCGCAACATCCGTCGCCGGGGCTGTGACTTCCGCGAGGGCGAAGTTCTGCTGAAAGCCGGGACGCGGGTGAATCCGTGGCGTCTGGCGCTGGCGGCCTCGGCGGGAGTGGCGACGCTGCGCTGCGGGCGGCGACCGACGGTGGCGATCCTGGCCACCGGCGACGAACTGGTCGAGCCGGGACAGGCGGCGGGACCGGACCAGATCTACAACTCGGGCGCGCCGTCGCTGGCGGCCTTCGTGGCGCGGCACGGCGGGGGGGCTCAGGTTCTGGCGTCGAGCGGTGACGACAAAGACGCGATCGCGGCTGCGGTGTCGGGGGCGACGTTCGACGTCCTGGTCACCATCGGCGGGGCCTCGGTGGGGGACCACGATCTGGTCAAGCCTGCGCTGCGGGATCTGGGGGCCGTCCTGCACGTCGAGGGGGTGGCGATGCGGCCGGGCAAGCCGGTTTGGTTCGCGACCCTGCCCGACGGGCGGGCTGTGCTGGGCCTGCCCGGCAATCCGGCGTCCGCGCTGGTCTGCGCCGAGTTGTTCCTCGCCCCCGTGCTGGCGCGGTTACAGGGCGGGGCGCTGGGCGAGCGGTTCGAGACGGCGATCTTGGCTGGGACGCTACCGGCCAACGGACCGCGTGATCACTACATCCGGGCCGTTGCTGCACCCGGTCCGGACGGTGTGCGGCGGGTGACGCCCTTCGCCGATCAGGATTCGTCGCTGGTTTCCGTGATGGCGGCCGCCAACGCCCTGATCCGCCGTCTGCCCTTTGCTGAGGCCGTGGCGGACGGTGAGACGGTGAGCGTGATGGGGCCTTCGATATAA
- the moaC gene encoding cyclic pyranopterin monophosphate synthase MoaC, which yields MAESQRNLTHIDAEGRARMVDVSDKATTTREAVAEGRLTMLPATLTLALSGGGKKGDVRAVAEIAGVMAAKRTSDLIPMCHPLMLSSVKVAVEPLADGSGLGVMARVRTTGQTGVEMEALTAAGLALLTLYDMLKAVDRGMTIEAVRLVSKSGGVSGDWVRV from the coding sequence ATGGCCGAAAGTCAGCGAAACCTTACACACATCGACGCTGAAGGCCGCGCCCGGATGGTCGATGTCTCCGACAAGGCGACGACGACGCGGGAAGCCGTCGCGGAAGGGCGGCTGACGATGCTGCCCGCGACCCTGACCCTGGCCCTGTCCGGGGGCGGCAAGAAGGGCGACGTGCGGGCGGTCGCCGAGATCGCGGGGGTCATGGCCGCCAAACGGACCTCGGACCTGATCCCGATGTGTCACCCGCTGATGTTGAGTTCGGTCAAGGTGGCGGTCGAACCCCTGGCCGACGGGTCAGGGCTGGGGGTCATGGCGCGGGTGCGGACGACGGGCCAGACCGGGGTGGAGATGGAGGCGCTGACGGCCGCCGGCTTGGCCCTGCTGACCCTCTACGACATGCTCAAGGCCGTGGACCGGGGGATGACGATCGAGGCGGTTCGGCTGGTGTCTAAGTCGGGCGGGGTCTCGGGCGACTGGGTACGGGTGTGA
- the moaB gene encoding molybdenum cofactor biosynthesis protein B, with amino-acid sequence MTDDILPAPGGKLIDGPITPIRIAVLTVSDTRDEDSDTSGGILADRIAAAGHACVGRAIVADDIEEIRAQVRGWIAGGDVDAIITTGGTGLTGRDVTPEALEPLFDKRIDGFSVIFHTVSYQTIGLSTLQSRATAGIIGGVFVFCLPGSNGAVRDGWDSVIRWQLDSRHRPCNMVELMPRLLEV; translated from the coding sequence ATGACCGACGACATTCTGCCGGCACCGGGCGGCAAGCTGATCGACGGGCCGATCACGCCGATCCGGATCGCAGTCCTGACCGTGTCCGACACGCGCGACGAGGACAGCGACACCTCGGGCGGCATCCTGGCTGACCGGATCGCGGCGGCGGGTCATGCCTGCGTCGGCCGCGCCATCGTGGCCGACGACATCGAGGAAATCCGGGCCCAGGTCCGGGGCTGGATCGCGGGTGGCGACGTCGATGCGATCATCACGACGGGTGGCACCGGCCTGACCGGGCGGGACGTCACGCCCGAGGCGCTGGAGCCCCTGTTCGACAAGCGGATCGACGGGTTCTCGGTGATCTTCCACACCGTCAGCTACCAGACCATCGGCCTGTCGACGCTGCAGTCGCGGGCGACGGCGGGGATCATCGGCGGGGTGTTCGTCTTCTGCCTGCCGGGGTCTAACGGGGCGGTGCGGGACGGCTGGGACAGTGTGATCCGCTGGCAGCTGGATAGTCGCCACCGGCCCTGCAACATGGTCGAGCTGATGCCGCGTCTGCTGGAAGTCTGA
- a CDS encoding molybdenum cofactor biosynthesis protein MoaE → MIRVQTEAIDPGALLAGFCRGRSDVGGVVSFTGLTRGATDGAVVSRLSLEAYPGYTEKVVAELEAEARARFSVIDVLVAHRWGDLEVGQPIVFVAVAAEHRREAFQAADFLMDQLKTRAPFWKKETGPDGTRWIEARSGDHADAARWTTGETI, encoded by the coding sequence GTGATCCGGGTCCAGACCGAGGCCATCGATCCCGGGGCCCTGCTGGCCGGCTTCTGTCGCGGTCGCAGCGATGTCGGCGGCGTGGTCAGCTTCACCGGCCTGACGCGCGGAGCGACCGACGGAGCTGTGGTGTCGCGGCTGAGCCTTGAGGCCTATCCCGGCTATACGGAAAAGGTCGTGGCCGAACTGGAGGCCGAGGCACGGGCGCGGTTTTCGGTCATCGACGTGCTGGTGGCGCACCGCTGGGGCGATCTGGAGGTGGGGCAGCCCATCGTCTTCGTCGCCGTGGCGGCCGAGCACCGCCGGGAAGCCTTTCAGGCGGCCGATTTCCTGATGGATCAGTTGAAGACACGGGCCCCCTTCTGGAAGAAGGAGACGGGGCCGGACGGGACGCGCTGGATCGAGGCGCGGTCAGGCGATCACGCCGACGCCGCCCGCTGGACGACTGGAGAGACGATATGA
- a CDS encoding MoaD/ThiS family protein, with translation MARVLMFGALAEAAGWRERVIDAGSLDALRAMLADEDAGLGERLSGPGTCAILNAEMVRGDRPLSASDEVAFIPPVSGG, from the coding sequence ATGGCGCGGGTTCTGATGTTCGGAGCCCTCGCCGAGGCGGCGGGCTGGCGCGAGCGGGTCATCGATGCGGGGTCGCTGGACGCTTTGCGGGCGATGCTGGCCGATGAAGATGCGGGGCTGGGAGAGCGACTGTCTGGCCCGGGAACCTGCGCAATCCTCAATGCCGAAATGGTGCGAGGCGACAGGCCCTTGAGCGCCTCCGACGAGGTCGCCTTCATCCCGCCGGTCAGCGGGGGCTGA
- the moaA gene encoding GTP 3',8-cyclase MoaA, which produces MGPALSSDGRPEPSASPLIDPFGRAIDYVRVSVTDRCDLRCTYCMAERQTFLPRAELLTIEELGRLCATFIDLGTTRLRLTGGEPLIRKGFMDLVADLSRHLDSGRLHELTLTTNGTQLARYAQALAGYGVRRINVSIDTLDPDDYRRITRGGNLTEVMAGIDAAQAAGIRVKINTVALKADNAEALAGMIAWAHERDMELTLIETMPLGLIEADRTDQYLPLTTVRAGLERDWTLTPLPLKTGGPARYVRVEQTGGVLGFITPMTHNFCESCNRVRVTCTGTLFVCLGQDDHADLRAVLRDNPGDDAPLQAAIREAISRKPKGHDFEIGRRGAAPAVSRPMSMTGG; this is translated from the coding sequence GTGGGACCCGCCCTGTCATCCGACGGCCGCCCTGAGCCGTCAGCCTCGCCGCTGATCGATCCATTCGGTCGGGCGATCGACTATGTGCGGGTGTCGGTGACGGACCGCTGCGACCTGCGCTGCACCTATTGCATGGCCGAGCGACAGACCTTTCTGCCGCGCGCCGAACTTCTGACGATCGAGGAACTGGGTCGGCTGTGTGCGACCTTCATCGACCTGGGCACCACGCGGCTGAGGCTGACGGGGGGCGAGCCTCTGATCCGCAAGGGGTTCATGGACCTGGTCGCCGACCTGTCGCGCCATCTGGACAGCGGGCGGCTGCACGAACTGACCCTGACCACCAACGGCACCCAGCTGGCCCGCTACGCCCAGGCTCTGGCCGGATACGGGGTGCGGCGGATCAATGTGTCGATCGACACCCTCGACCCCGACGACTATCGCCGGATCACGCGCGGGGGAAACCTGACCGAGGTGATGGCGGGGATCGACGCGGCCCAGGCGGCGGGCATCCGGGTCAAGATCAACACCGTGGCGCTGAAGGCCGACAATGCGGAGGCCCTGGCCGGGATGATCGCCTGGGCCCACGAGCGGGACATGGAGCTGACCCTGATCGAGACCATGCCGTTGGGGCTGATCGAGGCGGATCGGACGGATCAGTATCTGCCGCTGACCACCGTGCGCGCGGGGCTGGAGCGGGACTGGACCCTGACACCCCTGCCGCTGAAGACAGGCGGGCCGGCCCGCTATGTCAGGGTCGAGCAGACCGGCGGTGTTCTGGGCTTCATCACCCCCATGACCCACAACTTCTGCGAAAGCTGCAACCGGGTGCGGGTGACATGCACCGGAACCCTGTTCGTCTGTCTGGGCCAGGACGATCACGCCGATCTGCGGGCCGTACTGCGCGACAATCCGGGCGACGATGCCCCGCTTCAGGCCGCGATCCGCGAGGCCATCTCACGCAAGCCCAAGGGCCACGATTTCGAGATCGGCCGTCGGGGGGCGGCACCGGCGGTATCACGGCCGATGTCCATGACGGGCGGCTGA
- a CDS encoding response regulator — translation MTTTVLIADDDPMLRAIGAELLSGEGYRVLEAEDGDEALRIVEAESVDLIVLDMLMPNKDGIETIIELKRRRSSVRILAISSGGSMDVNSLLNPALAFGADRVMSKPLRISTFATTIAEMLAGPSVASSPFD, via the coding sequence ATGACCACGACCGTCCTGATCGCCGACGACGACCCGATGCTGCGCGCCATCGGGGCCGAGCTGCTGTCCGGCGAAGGCTATCGCGTGCTCGAGGCCGAGGACGGCGACGAGGCCCTGCGCATCGTCGAGGCCGAATCCGTCGACCTGATCGTCCTGGACATGCTGATGCCCAACAAGGACGGGATCGAGACCATCATCGAGCTGAAGCGGCGTCGCTCCAGCGTCCGCATCCTGGCCATCTCCAGCGGGGGAAGCATGGATGTGAACAGTCTCCTGAATCCGGCTCTGGCCTTCGGTGCCGACCGGGTCATGTCCAAGCCGCTGCGAATCTCCACCTTTGCGACGACGATCGCGGAGATGCTGGCCGGGCCGTCGGTGGCGAGCAGTCCTTTCGACTGA
- a CDS encoding EAL domain-containing protein, whose translation MSILVLASLLASFLVSATMSTWIDLRRQATLETSRLTQTARVIGSLASEAVYDGNRGGGFTAIRSVSQMPGISYARIESDRHGLLAETGAGARLITDATMDGDDGELSLWSVLNTGSIQTTVPVMHEGLPVGSITLFSQTPELRGRVLSTIWTTLAGALVAVLAGLLVALRMARGISRPIVGLAGLVRRVHETKDFSTRVDIRADGEVADLVAGIDTMLSGIRERDALIKAQVEGLESEVAARTGELVVARDAAEQANAAKSDFLAVMSHEIRTPLNGILALSDMLATSDLPQRQQRYADVISKSGKSLLSIINDILDFSKVEAGKMDLEAVEVDLADAAEDVASLFSEKAASKGLDLAVFVDPRLPVVMADPTRLRQVIGNLVNNAIKFTDVGGVLIAIDRDAADPARVRVSVHDTGPGIPADKLPTLFEAFTQADQSTTRTHGGTGLGLAICDRLVRSMGGEWALASTVGEGSTFAFTAPLEAAAQTPEALPIKAGWSVSVRGLSSQTRRAVLMYLAAWGVIATDEAEGPAIVAAGQAVSGPALVVCDNEALAEAVVAASPTACVMVKPLRQADLRDVIGQMHDGVQPRLTHQKAGVPAGTTFPGVRVLVVDDSEVNREVATEALSRLGVETFTADDGQQAVERLRGQSFDMVLMDGSMPVLDGFEATRVIRAEEAATGRPRAVIIALTAHVVGSGADAWKASGMDGVIHKPFTLDDLVRELARFCGDSAVVGSVVVLPVETAAPEAVPEAVRPDLFDATIRGELMAMGRNGKADFVDRVHALYATNAPLRLAEIVEASAGNDADGLARAAHALKSMSLSLGAAAVAREASRIETASRSGEPASAVGTEAIQSLVALTLTAMAEPTDAPVVRLGADEELAVGIERGDLHLVYQPLVERRGALSGKVEALIRWTHPQHGRLSPDDFIPRLEAEGGITRLTDFVMTRAMQDLRSQPDIRVSINASASEFQAPGFAARVAAAARALNFPPERLEVEVTETAMLDVAAAGRTIDELRAVGFDVALDDFGAGFTSLHALRELKFTTLKIDRSFVERCASDTASAAIIHAVIGVGRALGMKVVCEGVETAEQADFLRIAGAHYLQGYFFHRPMALDALLGVARKAA comes from the coding sequence TTGTCTATTCTGGTTCTGGCCTCTCTACTGGCATCGTTCCTCGTCTCGGCGACCATGTCGACATGGATCGACTTGAGACGACAGGCCACGCTGGAGACCAGCCGCCTGACCCAGACCGCACGGGTCATCGGATCCCTGGCATCGGAAGCGGTCTATGACGGCAATCGCGGTGGCGGGTTCACCGCCATCCGATCGGTCAGCCAGATGCCGGGCATCAGCTACGCGCGCATCGAATCCGACCGCCACGGCCTGCTGGCCGAGACCGGTGCGGGGGCCCGCCTGATCACCGACGCCACCATGGACGGCGATGACGGCGAGTTGTCCCTGTGGTCGGTGCTCAACACCGGATCGATCCAGACCACGGTCCCGGTCATGCACGAGGGTCTTCCGGTCGGTTCGATTACCCTGTTCAGCCAGACCCCGGAACTGCGGGGCCGGGTCCTGTCCACCATCTGGACCACACTGGCAGGCGCGCTCGTCGCGGTGCTGGCCGGACTGCTGGTCGCACTCAGGATGGCGCGCGGGATCAGCCGGCCCATCGTCGGCCTGGCCGGTCTGGTGCGGCGGGTTCACGAGACGAAAGATTTCTCGACCCGGGTCGATATCCGTGCCGACGGAGAGGTCGCCGATCTGGTCGCCGGCATCGACACCATGCTGTCCGGCATTCGCGAGCGCGATGCCCTCATAAAGGCCCAGGTAGAGGGGCTGGAGAGCGAGGTCGCGGCCCGCACCGGGGAACTGGTCGTCGCGCGCGACGCGGCCGAACAGGCCAATGCGGCCAAGTCGGACTTCCTGGCGGTCATGAGCCACGAGATCCGCACGCCCCTGAACGGCATCCTGGCGCTCAGCGACATGCTGGCGACCTCGGACCTTCCGCAACGCCAGCAACGCTATGCCGACGTGATCTCCAAGTCCGGCAAGTCCCTGCTCAGCATCATCAACGACATCCTCGACTTCTCCAAGGTCGAGGCCGGGAAGATGGATCTGGAGGCCGTCGAGGTCGATCTGGCCGACGCCGCCGAGGATGTCGCCAGCCTGTTCTCGGAAAAGGCCGCCAGCAAGGGGCTGGATCTGGCGGTGTTCGTCGATCCGCGCCTGCCCGTCGTCATGGCCGACCCGACCCGGTTGCGGCAGGTGATCGGCAACCTGGTCAACAACGCGATCAAGTTCACCGACGTCGGGGGCGTGCTGATCGCCATAGACCGCGATGCGGCCGATCCGGCGCGAGTGCGGGTGTCGGTCCACGACACCGGGCCCGGCATCCCGGCGGACAAGCTGCCGACCCTGTTCGAGGCCTTCACCCAGGCCGATCAGAGCACGACGCGGACCCATGGCGGCACCGGACTGGGTCTGGCGATCTGCGACCGGCTGGTGAGGTCGATGGGCGGCGAATGGGCCCTGGCCAGCACGGTCGGCGAGGGCTCGACCTTTGCCTTCACCGCGCCGCTGGAGGCGGCTGCGCAGACGCCCGAAGCGCTGCCGATCAAGGCCGGATGGTCGGTCAGCGTTCGGGGACTGTCGTCCCAGACGCGGCGGGCCGTGCTGATGTATCTGGCGGCGTGGGGCGTCATCGCGACGGACGAGGCCGAGGGTCCGGCGATCGTGGCGGCGGGTCAGGCCGTGTCGGGCCCGGCCCTGGTCGTCTGTGACAATGAAGCCCTGGCCGAAGCCGTGGTCGCGGCGTCGCCGACCGCCTGCGTCATGGTCAAGCCGCTGCGCCAGGCGGACCTGCGCGACGTGATCGGCCAGATGCACGACGGTGTGCAGCCGCGCCTGACGCACCAGAAGGCCGGCGTCCCGGCCGGGACCACCTTCCCCGGGGTGCGGGTGCTGGTGGTGGACGATTCCGAGGTGAACCGCGAGGTGGCGACCGAGGCCCTGTCACGCCTGGGGGTCGAGACCTTCACCGCCGACGACGGGCAACAGGCGGTCGAACGGTTGCGGGGCCAGAGCTTCGACATGGTGCTGATGGACGGGTCCATGCCCGTGCTGGACGGCTTCGAGGCGACGCGGGTGATCCGTGCCGAAGAAGCCGCGACCGGACGGCCGCGTGCGGTGATCATCGCCCTGACGGCCCATGTTGTCGGCTCTGGCGCAGACGCGTGGAAGGCCTCGGGCATGGACGGGGTGATCCACAAGCCCTTCACCCTGGACGATCTGGTACGCGAACTGGCCCGGTTCTGTGGCGACAGCGCCGTGGTCGGATCCGTAGTGGTCCTGCCGGTCGAGACCGCCGCGCCCGAAGCTGTGCCCGAGGCCGTGCGGCCGGACCTGTTCGACGCCACGATCCGGGGCGAACTGATGGCCATGGGGCGCAACGGCAAGGCCGATTTCGTCGACCGGGTCCACGCCCTGTACGCGACCAATGCGCCGCTGCGGCTGGCCGAGATCGTGGAGGCTTCGGCCGGTAACGATGCCGACGGCCTGGCCCGCGCGGCCCATGCGCTGAAGTCCATGAGCCTGAGCCTGGGGGCGGCGGCGGTGGCGCGCGAGGCCTCGCGGATCGAGACGGCGTCGCGTTCCGGCGAACCGGCGTCGGCCGTCGGGACCGAGGCGATCCAGTCCCTGGTCGCCCTGACCCTGACCGCGATGGCGGAACCGACGGACGCGCCCGTCGTGCGGCTGGGCGCCGACGAAGAGCTGGCGGTCGGCATCGAACGCGGCGACCTGCATCTGGTCTACCAGCCCCTGGTCGAACGGCGGGGAGCACTGTCGGGCAAGGTCGAGGCCCTGATCCGCTGGACCCATCCGCAGCACGGCCGACTGAGCCCCGACGACTTCATCCCGCGCCTTGAGGCCGAGGGCGGGATCACGCGCCTGACGGATTTCGTGATGACACGGGCCATGCAGGACCTGCGTAGCCAGCCGGACATCCGCGTGTCGATCAACGCCTCCGCCTCCGAGTTCCAGGCCCCCGGTTTCGCGGCGCGCGTCGCGGCGGCGGCGAGGGCCCTGAACTTCCCGCCCGAGCGGCTGGAGGTCGAGGTCACCGAGACCGCCATGCTGGATGTCGCCGCCGCCGGCCGCACCATCGACGAACTACGCGCGGTCGGGTTCGATGTCGCCCTGGACGATTTCGGCGCGGGGTTCACCAGCCTGCATGCCTTGCGCGAGCTGAAGTTCACGACGCTGAAGATCGACCGCAGCTTCGTCGAACGCTGCGCCAGCGACACGGCCTCCGCCGCCATCATCCACGCCGTCATCGGGGTAGGACGGGCGCTGGGCATGAAGGTCGTCTGCGAAGGCGTCGAGACGGCGGAACAGGCCGATTTCCTGCGCATTGCAGGAGCCCACTATCTGCAGGGCTATTTCTTCCATCGCCCGATGGCGCTGGACGCGCTGCTGGGTGTGGCCAGGAAGGCCGCATGA
- a CDS encoding response regulator → MSGFFYVLDEEARILFVDDDPILREFAQVNLASAAAEVDVAADGIEALDMLSRRRYDLLLVDLEMPRMNGFELLARLRSDPETAHLPVIVETGREDVDAIDRAFRAGATAFVTKPMNWRLLSYQLRFTLRAARAEAALRDQCRAAVPVAA, encoded by the coding sequence ATGAGTGGTTTCTTTTACGTACTGGATGAGGAGGCGAGGATCCTCTTCGTCGACGATGATCCGATCCTGCGTGAGTTCGCCCAGGTGAATCTCGCCTCGGCCGCGGCCGAGGTCGACGTCGCCGCCGACGGGATCGAGGCCCTCGATATGCTGTCGCGCCGCCGCTACGACCTGTTGCTCGTCGATCTGGAAATGCCGCGCATGAACGGGTTCGAGCTGCTGGCCCGGCTGCGTTCCGATCCCGAGACCGCCCACCTGCCTGTGATCGTGGAGACCGGCCGTGAGGACGTGGACGCCATCGATCGCGCCTTTCGCGCCGGGGCCACCGCCTTCGTCACCAAGCCCATGAACTGGCGGCTGCTGTCATACCAGCTCCGCTTCACCCTGCGCGCCGCCCGCGCGGAGGCCGCACTGCGTGACCAGTGCCGCGCCGCCGTCCCCGTCGCCGCATGA
- a CDS encoding TadE/TadG family type IV pilus assembly protein, giving the protein MKTLVRWIARARRRLGGFGRDERGNIALMFALSAPAVVLIAVGAIDLGNVQSNRVKLQDIADTAALAGANELGLAIDDVTAVERAHAFVAGHLSEWPKGPTVTPVIQVVEQDDQRVIEVTLNGHTPSFFANMLPPGGWNYSAQARAVSVAMTPLCVLVSGGSGSKLLNVKDTGRISAPECLVHSNRDILVEGGSIGAYQVQAVTSATGVISPDPGTGAAPIEDPFKDLKLTPPSPCKLIDLAFPKNLLMGTFRLSPGVHCGIYIFGGNSQLILDPGEHWFMNGILQMRDYARLTGSDVVLFFDKQSNFDFMGHSTVNLEGRKRGAFAGMVMVAERGNIKNFTISSDNVDSLLGVIYVPDAQLIVEGGNNDVARDSAWTVIVAKSLQLKGAPSLIINANYSASDVPVPTGVGPRGGGSQLVH; this is encoded by the coding sequence ATGAAGACCCTCGTCCGCTGGATCGCGCGCGCCCGGCGCCGCCTCGGCGGATTCGGCCGCGATGAGCGCGGCAACATCGCCCTGATGTTCGCCCTGTCGGCCCCGGCCGTCGTCCTGATCGCGGTGGGAGCCATCGACCTCGGCAATGTCCAGTCCAACCGCGTCAAGCTTCAGGACATCGCCGACACGGCGGCCCTGGCCGGGGCCAACGAACTGGGCCTGGCCATCGACGACGTCACCGCCGTGGAACGGGCCCACGCCTTCGTCGCCGGTCACCTGTCGGAGTGGCCAAAGGGCCCGACGGTGACACCGGTTATCCAGGTCGTCGAGCAGGATGACCAGCGGGTGATCGAGGTCACCCTGAACGGCCATACCCCGTCCTTCTTCGCCAACATGCTGCCGCCCGGCGGCTGGAACTACAGCGCCCAGGCCCGCGCGGTGTCGGTCGCCATGACCCCGCTCTGCGTCCTGGTCAGCGGCGGATCGGGCTCCAAACTGCTCAACGTCAAGGACACCGGCCGGATCTCTGCCCCCGAATGCCTGGTTCACTCGAACCGCGATATTCTGGTCGAGGGTGGTTCGATCGGTGCCTATCAGGTCCAGGCCGTGACCTCGGCCACCGGCGTCATCAGTCCCGATCCCGGCACCGGTGCCGCCCCGATCGAGGACCCGTTCAAGGATCTCAAACTCACTCCCCCCTCGCCGTGCAAGCTGATCGACCTGGCGTTTCCGAAAAATCTGCTGATGGGCACCTTCCGCCTGTCGCCCGGCGTCCACTGTGGCATCTACATCTTCGGCGGCAACTCCCAGCTGATCCTCGATCCCGGCGAACACTGGTTCATGAACGGTATACTTCAGATGCGCGATTACGCGCGCCTGACAGGCTCGGACGTGGTCCTGTTCTTCGACAAGCAGTCGAATTTCGACTTCATGGGTCACAGCACCGTCAATCTGGAAGGGCGCAAGCGCGGAGCCTTTGCGGGTATGGTCATGGTCGCCGAGCGTGGCAACATCAAGAATTTCACAATCTCCAGCGACAACGTCGATAGCCTGTTGGGAGTGATCTACGTGCCGGACGCGCAGCTGATCGTCGAGGGCGGCAACAACGACGTCGCGCGCGACAGTGCCTGGACCGTCATCGTCGCCAAATCCCTTCAGCTCAAGGGCGCGCCCTCGCTGATCATCAACGCCAACTACAGCGCCTCCGACGTCCCCGTCCCGACCGGCGTCGGTCCGCGCGGCGGCGGATCACAACTCGTC